The proteins below come from a single Pontibaca methylaminivorans genomic window:
- a CDS encoding 50S ribosomal protein L11 methyltransferase, translating to MPVFTALTTLPDEARAAALGTAMERMEPVPVGVGVFELEDGSGLWEVGGYFEAEPDAVALALLAAAFEARPFTVSELPETDWVAHVRRELAPVRAGRFWVHGSHDAGREPEGCVPLRIEAAMAFGTGHHGTTLGCLLMLEQLAAGADAPDPRRIIDVGSGTAVLAMAAAHLWEGAAIIASDIDPVAVEVARANLEVNGLSGRIACVEAAGLAHPELAALAPFDLILANILKGPLLALAPDFAASLAPGGHAILSGILTEQAAGVAQGYAQAGFAELSRMDLGDWTTLLLRRSG from the coding sequence ATGCCCGTATTCACTGCCCTTACCACATTGCCCGACGAGGCCCGGGCGGCGGCGCTCGGCACCGCCATGGAGCGGATGGAGCCGGTCCCGGTCGGCGTCGGCGTTTTCGAGCTCGAGGACGGCTCCGGCCTCTGGGAGGTCGGCGGCTATTTCGAGGCAGAGCCCGACGCGGTGGCGCTGGCGCTGCTCGCGGCGGCGTTCGAGGCGCGCCCCTTCACGGTTTCGGAACTGCCCGAAACCGATTGGGTCGCCCATGTGCGTCGTGAACTGGCGCCGGTGCGGGCCGGGCGCTTCTGGGTGCACGGAAGCCATGACGCCGGCCGCGAACCCGAGGGTTGCGTGCCGCTGCGGATCGAGGCGGCGATGGCCTTCGGCACCGGCCACCACGGCACGACGCTCGGCTGTCTGCTGATGCTTGAACAACTGGCTGCCGGGGCGGATGCACCCGATCCCCGGCGCATCATTGATGTGGGCAGCGGCACCGCGGTGCTGGCGATGGCGGCGGCGCATCTCTGGGAAGGCGCCGCGATCATCGCCTCCGACATCGACCCGGTGGCGGTCGAGGTCGCGCGGGCCAATCTGGAGGTGAACGGGCTTTCGGGGCGGATCGCCTGTGTCGAGGCGGCGGGGCTTGCCCATCCCGAGCTTGCCGCTCTTGCGCCTTTTGACCTGATCCTTGCCAATATCCTCAAGGGGCCGCTGCTGGCGCTGGCGCCGGATTTCGCCGCGAGCCTCGCCCCCGGCGGTCATGCGATCCTGTCGGGCATCCTGACCGAACAGGCCGCCGGTGTGGCGCAGGGCTATGCGCAGGCCGGCTTTGCCGAGCTTTCGCGCATGGATCTGGGCGACTGGACCACGCTGCTTCTGCGGCGGAGCGGTTGA
- the fghA gene encoding S-formylglutathione hydrolase, whose protein sequence is METISENACFGGVQGVYRHKSDSCRCDMTFGLFLPEEARDENVPLLWYLSGLTCTHENAMTKAAAQGWAAEHGIALVFPDTSPRGEGIANDDAFDMGQGAGFYVNATEDPWKPHFRMWDYVAEELPALLARNFAIDAERQSITGHSMGGHGALTLAMNLPERYRSVSAFSPICNPASSDWGRKQLSGYLGADESKWARHDASLLMREKGFDGPMLIDTGTNDQFIELLRPETLAEAIAARRQQAAFRMQPGYDHSYFFVSSFMEDHIAFHAEALWT, encoded by the coding sequence GTGGAAACCATCTCTGAAAATGCCTGTTTCGGCGGTGTCCAGGGCGTCTATCGCCACAAGTCCGACAGTTGCCGGTGCGACATGACCTTCGGCCTTTTCCTGCCCGAAGAGGCCCGGGACGAGAATGTGCCGCTGCTCTGGTATCTGTCCGGGCTCACATGCACCCATGAAAACGCCATGACCAAGGCCGCCGCGCAGGGCTGGGCCGCCGAGCACGGCATCGCGCTGGTCTTTCCCGACACCTCGCCGCGCGGCGAGGGCATCGCCAATGACGATGCCTTCGACATGGGCCAGGGCGCGGGGTTTTACGTCAACGCAACCGAAGATCCGTGGAAGCCGCATTTCCGGATGTGGGATTACGTCGCCGAGGAACTGCCCGCGCTTCTGGCCCGGAATTTCGCCATCGACGCCGAGCGGCAGTCGATCACCGGCCATTCCATGGGCGGGCACGGGGCGCTGACGCTGGCGATGAACCTGCCCGAACGCTACCGTTCGGTTTCGGCCTTCTCGCCGATCTGCAACCCGGCCAGTTCGGACTGGGGGCGCAAGCAGCTTTCCGGCTATCTGGGCGCCGATGAAAGCAAGTGGGCGCGCCACGACGCCTCGCTTCTGATGCGCGAAAAGGGCTTTGACGGCCCGATGCTGATCGACACCGGCACCAATGACCAGTTCATCGAGCTGCTGCGCCCCGAAACCCTAGCCGAAGCGATCGCCGCGCGCCGCCAGCAGGCCGCGTTCCGCATGCAGCCGGGGTACGATCACAGCTATTTCTTCGTCTCGTCCTTCATGGAAGACCACATCGCCTTCCATGCCGAGGCGCTCTGGACCTGA
- a CDS encoding NYN domain-containing protein, producing the protein MAAESTHLAILIDADNTSPKYAKAIFDEIASLGEASVRRCYGDFSSSQMAGWSRVQADFGLVPHHQPANTVGKNASDIALVIDAMDLMHTGRFDGFVLISSDSDFTRLASRIREQGIDVFGMGMQKTPSAFVKACKRFIYLENLGDREEDDTAPERSSASRPLAEARDLILKAMDAIDQDDDWYALGKLGQFITAANPDFDTRSFGKRKLSDLVAALKRFETRRGEGNQILVRRID; encoded by the coding sequence ATGGCGGCCGAGAGCACCCATCTCGCCATCCTGATCGACGCCGACAACACCTCGCCCAAATATGCGAAAGCGATCTTCGACGAGATCGCCTCGCTGGGCGAGGCATCGGTGCGGCGCTGCTATGGCGATTTCTCCAGCTCGCAGATGGCGGGCTGGTCGCGGGTCCAGGCCGATTTCGGGCTGGTCCCGCACCACCAGCCGGCGAATACCGTGGGCAAGAACGCCAGCGACATCGCTCTGGTGATCGACGCGATGGATCTCATGCACACGGGGCGGTTCGACGGCTTCGTGCTGATCAGTTCCGACAGCGATTTCACCCGCCTCGCAAGCCGCATCCGCGAACAGGGAATAGACGTGTTCGGCATGGGCATGCAGAAGACGCCCTCGGCCTTCGTCAAGGCGTGCAAACGGTTCATATACCTTGAAAACCTCGGTGACCGCGAAGAGGACGACACGGCACCGGAACGTTCCTCCGCCAGCCGGCCGCTAGCGGAGGCGCGCGACCTGATCCTGAAGGCGATGGACGCGATCGACCAGGATGACGACTGGTATGCGCTGGGCAAGCTCGGCCAGTTCATCACCGCCGCGAACCCCGATTTCGACACGCGCAGCTTCGGCAAGCGCAAGCTGAGCGACCTTGTCGCCGCGCTCAAGCGCTTCGAGACCCGCCGGGGCGAGGGAAACCAGATCCTCGTGCGCCGGATCGACTGA
- a CDS encoding ABC transporter permease, with product MFHTGQRRGRLAGAFHLLELIYHSAVRNIRRRHNNAFIAIGVNILQSVVFVMVFYAMFVVLGIRSTALRGDFLLYIMSGIFLFMCHVKAVGAVTGAEGPASAIMKHAPMNTVISVSSAALACLYVQILSMAVILFVYHVAFTPITIDDPVGAVGMVLLGWFTGCSVGLIFYALKPWFPTFVSVATMAYQRASMIVSGKMFLANSLPAFMLALFDWNPLFHCIDQARGFVFLNYTPLFTSWKYALWVGIALTMIGLMGEFHTRRRASISWSARQ from the coding sequence ATGTTTCACACGGGACAGCGACGGGGCAGGCTTGCAGGCGCGTTTCACCTGCTCGAGCTGATCTATCACTCGGCGGTGCGCAATATCCGCCGCCGTCACAACAACGCCTTCATCGCCATCGGCGTCAACATCCTGCAATCGGTGGTGTTCGTGATGGTGTTCTACGCGATGTTCGTGGTGCTCGGCATCCGCTCGACGGCGCTGCGCGGCGATTTCCTGCTGTATATCATGTCGGGCATCTTCCTGTTCATGTGCCACGTCAAGGCCGTGGGTGCGGTCACCGGCGCCGAGGGGCCGGCCAGCGCGATCATGAAACACGCGCCGATGAATACGGTCATTTCCGTGTCTTCGGCGGCGCTGGCCTGTCTTTACGTGCAGATCCTGTCGATGGCGGTGATCCTGTTCGTCTATCACGTCGCCTTTACCCCGATCACCATCGACGATCCCGTTGGCGCGGTCGGCATGGTGCTGCTCGGCTGGTTCACGGGCTGTTCGGTCGGGCTGATCTTCTATGCGCTGAAGCCCTGGTTTCCGACCTTCGTAAGCGTCGCGACCATGGCCTATCAGCGGGCGAGCATGATCGTGTCGGGCAAGATGTTCCTCGCCAACTCGCTGCCGGCCTTCATGCTGGCGCTGTTCGACTGGAATCCGCTGTTCCACTGCATCGACCAGGCGCGCGGATTCGTGTTCCTGAACTACACGCCGCTGTTCACAAGCTGGAAATATGCCCTCTGGGTCGGCATCGCGCTGACGATGATCGGCCTGATGGGCGAATTCCACACCCGCCGCCGCGCCTCGATCAGCTGGAGCGCGCGGCAGTAG
- a CDS encoding glycosyltransferase family 2 protein — protein MIPTPGAAPAPARAGVSVSVVVVSHGRPQALCRCLTGLARQIHDPYEIIVVADTPGRAALARLPFAAGLHVTGFDEANISRARNLGITAAAGDIVAFIDDDAVPEPAWLHHLAAAFSDSAVAAAGGYVRGRNGISFQSRARSVDHCGRTAPIRLRGPHPVALTPTRERAIKLEGTNMAFRRTVIAGLGGFDPRYRFFLDETDLNLRMGRRGLVSAIVPLAQVHHGFAASRLRRADRVPRDLHEIGASWAVFLSAHAPDRLDAAWRRVQAGERARAIRHLIAGGIEPADMRRLLASLEAGFAEGLTRRAQPLVSLPPPARDFSRFVPLSGPGDRFLAGPSWRLGALRAKARALAEGGTNVTLLSLSPSAFFHRMEWRDTHWEQRGGLFGKSDRSQPLLAFWRPSRRIEAERERITAARSAAELCLESAGPD, from the coding sequence ATGATCCCCACGCCGGGCGCGGCTCCGGCTCCGGCCCGGGCCGGTGTCAGCGTCAGCGTCGTGGTGGTCAGCCACGGCCGGCCGCAGGCGCTGTGCCGCTGCCTGACCGGGCTCGCCCGCCAGATCCACGACCCCTACGAGATCATCGTGGTCGCCGACACGCCGGGGCGCGCGGCGCTCGCCCGCCTGCCCTTTGCCGCCGGCCTTCATGTAACCGGCTTCGACGAGGCGAACATATCGCGTGCCCGCAATCTCGGCATCACCGCCGCCGCCGGGGATATCGTCGCCTTCATCGACGACGACGCCGTGCCCGAGCCGGCCTGGCTGCATCATCTCGCGGCGGCGTTTTCCGACTCCGCGGTGGCGGCGGCGGGTGGCTATGTGCGGGGCCGCAACGGCATCTCGTTCCAGTCCCGCGCGCGTTCGGTCGATCATTGCGGGCGCACGGCCCCGATCCGGCTGCGCGGCCCGCATCCGGTGGCGCTCACCCCGACGCGGGAGCGCGCGATCAAGCTTGAAGGTACCAACATGGCGTTCCGGCGCACGGTCATCGCCGGGCTTGGCGGTTTCGACCCGCGCTATCGGTTCTTTCTTGATGAAACCGACTTGAACCTGCGCATGGGCCGGCGCGGCCTGGTCAGCGCCATCGTGCCGCTTGCGCAGGTGCATCACGGCTTTGCCGCAAGCCGCTTGCGCCGCGCCGACCGGGTGCCGCGCGACCTGCACGAGATCGGCGCAAGCTGGGCCGTGTTCCTGAGCGCCCATGCCCCGGACCGGCTCGATGCCGCGTGGCGGCGGGTGCAGGCCGGGGAACGCGCCCGTGCCATCCGCCACCTGATCGCCGGCGGGATCGAACCCGCGGACATGCGCCGCCTGCTCGCCTCGCTCGAGGCCGGATTTGCCGAAGGGCTGACGCGGCGCGCACAGCCCCTTGTTTCCCTGCCGCCGCCTGCACGCGATTTTTCCCGCTTTGTGCCCCTGTCCGGGCCGGGCGACAGGTTTCTTGCAGGGCCTTCGTGGCGGCTCGGGGCGCTCCGGGCGAAGGCCCGCGCGCTTGCCGAGGGCGGCACCAACGTGACCCTGCTCAGCCTCTCGCCGAGTGCGTTTTTTCATCGCATGGAATGGCGCGACACACATTGGGAGCAGCGCGGCGGCCTGTTCGGGAAAAGCGACCGCAGCCAGCCCCTGCTGGCGTTCTGGCGCCCCTCGCGCCGCATCGAGGCGGAACGGGAACGGATTACAGCGGCACGGTCGGCGGCGGAATTATGCCTCGAATCCGCCGGGCCTGATTGA
- the ruvC gene encoding crossover junction endodeoxyribonuclease RuvC translates to MRILGIDPGLRTLGWGVIESDGTRLRHVANGSCRSGEGELGQRLLSLHRQLSEICARFAPDEAAIEQTFVNRDGAGTLKLGQARGVALLVPAQAGLRIGEYAPNRVKKTVVGVGHADKAQILHMVRLQLPGCDPEGPDAADALAIAICHARYSAAPARTLREVRA, encoded by the coding sequence ATGCGGATTCTGGGGATTGATCCGGGCTTGCGGACACTGGGTTGGGGCGTCATCGAATCGGATGGCACGCGGCTGCGTCACGTGGCGAACGGATCCTGCCGCTCCGGCGAGGGGGAACTCGGCCAGCGGCTGCTGTCTCTGCACCGCCAGCTAAGCGAAATCTGCGCCCGCTTTGCCCCCGACGAGGCCGCGATCGAACAGACCTTTGTCAATCGCGACGGGGCCGGCACGCTGAAACTCGGCCAGGCGCGGGGCGTTGCGCTGCTGGTGCCGGCGCAGGCGGGGCTCAGGATCGGGGAATATGCGCCGAACCGCGTCAAGAAGACGGTGGTCGGCGTCGGCCATGCCGACAAGGCGCAGATCCTGCATATGGTGCGGCTGCAACTGCCGGGCTGTGATCCCGAGGGGCCGGATGCCGCCGATGCGCTGGCCATCGCGATCTGCCATGCGCGCTACAGCGCCGCGCCGGCCCGGACCCTGCGCGAGGTGCGGGCGTGA
- a CDS encoding 3-deoxy-manno-octulosonate cytidylyltransferase: MAVLVVIPARYASSRFPGKPLARLRGASGTTKSLIERSWNAARAVEGIERVVVATDDDRIREAAQEFGAEVVMTSRDCANGTERCAEAHATLGGDFDFVVNLQGDAPLTPSWFVEDLIAGLRNAPEAEIATPVLRCDGHMLGALLADRRAGRVGGTTAVFGADRQALYFSKEVIPYTAAAPQSDAEQTAVFHHVGVYAYRAAALAAYPRWPTGRLELLEGLEQLRFLEQGRKVLCVEVESRGRQFWELNNPEDIPRIEAMLADMKMK, encoded by the coding sequence ATGGCCGTTCTTGTCGTCATTCCCGCCCGCTATGCCTCGAGCCGCTTTCCCGGCAAGCCGCTTGCGCGGCTGCGCGGTGCCAGCGGCACCACGAAAAGCCTGATCGAACGCTCGTGGAATGCGGCCCGCGCCGTCGAGGGGATCGAACGCGTGGTGGTTGCCACCGATGACGATCGCATCCGCGAGGCGGCGCAGGAATTCGGCGCCGAGGTGGTGATGACCTCGCGCGATTGCGCGAACGGCACCGAACGCTGCGCCGAGGCCCATGCAACGCTTGGCGGCGACTTCGATTTCGTGGTGAACCTTCAGGGGGATGCGCCGCTCACCCCGAGCTGGTTCGTCGAGGATCTGATTGCCGGGCTGCGCAACGCGCCCGAGGCCGAAATCGCGACTCCGGTGCTGCGCTGCGACGGGCACATGCTCGGCGCGCTGCTGGCCGATCGCCGCGCGGGCCGGGTCGGCGGCACGACGGCCGTGTTCGGCGCCGACCGGCAAGCGCTTTATTTCAGCAAGGAAGTGATCCCCTACACCGCTGCCGCGCCCCAGAGCGACGCCGAACAGACCGCCGTCTTTCATCACGTGGGCGTCTATGCCTATCGCGCGGCGGCGCTCGCCGCCTATCCCCGCTGGCCGACCGGGCGGCTTGAACTGCTGGAGGGGCTCGAACAGCTGCGCTTTCTCGAACAGGGCCGCAAGGTGCTTTGCGTCGAGGTCGAATCGCGCGGGCGCCAGTTCTGGGAGCTGAACAACCCCGAGGATATTCCCCGCATCGAGGCCATGCTGGCCGACATGAAGATGAAATGA
- the mbfA gene encoding iron exporter MbfA, whose translation MRFLPQRKRFRDLTEQEILALAISSEEDDARIYRSYAERLRGDYPASARMFEAMAEEEDAHRAQLIALHEARFGSTIPLLRREHVAGYYNRRPVWLIQNLGLDRIRAEAALMEHDAEQFYLAAVRRTGDAETRRLLGDLAAAEARHQTLAGDLAEAHLVGDARAQEDAAAHRQFVLTWVQPGLAGLMDGSVSTLAPIFATAFATHDTQTTLLIGIAASVGAGISMGFTEAASDDGEISGRGSPVKRGLASGIMTTLGGMGHALPYLITDFWTATTLAFVIVFVELWAIAWIQRRYMETPFFRAAFQVVLGGALVLAAGILIGSG comes from the coding sequence ATGCGCTTTCTTCCGCAACGCAAACGTTTCCGCGACCTGACCGAACAGGAAATCCTCGCCCTTGCCATCTCGTCCGAGGAGGACGACGCGCGCATCTACCGCAGCTATGCCGAACGCCTGCGTGGCGACTATCCGGCCAGCGCGCGCATGTTCGAGGCCATGGCCGAAGAGGAAGACGCCCATCGCGCGCAACTGATCGCCCTGCACGAGGCGCGGTTCGGATCCACGATCCCCCTGCTGCGGCGCGAACATGTGGCGGGCTATTACAACCGCCGCCCGGTCTGGCTGATTCAGAATCTCGGGCTCGACCGCATCCGCGCCGAAGCGGCATTGATGGAACATGATGCCGAACAGTTCTACCTTGCCGCGGTCCGGCGGACAGGCGATGCCGAGACGCGGCGCCTGCTCGGTGATCTGGCCGCGGCCGAGGCGCGCCATCAGACACTGGCCGGTGATCTGGCCGAGGCGCACCTGGTCGGAGACGCCCGCGCACAGGAAGACGCCGCCGCGCATCGCCAGTTCGTCCTGACCTGGGTGCAGCCGGGGCTTGCCGGGCTGATGGATGGCTCGGTCTCGACCCTTGCGCCGATCTTTGCCACCGCTTTCGCGACCCATGACACGCAGACCACGCTGCTGATCGGGATTGCTGCCTCGGTCGGGGCCGGGATTTCCATGGGCTTTACCGAAGCGGCCTCGGACGACGGGGAAATCTCCGGCCGCGGCTCTCCGGTGAAGCGCGGGCTTGCTTCGGGCATCATGACCACGCTTGGCGGCATGGGGCACGCCCTGCCCTATCTCATTACCGATTTCTGGACCGCGACCACGCTGGCCTTTGTCATCGTCTTTGTCGAACTCTGGGCCATCGCCTGGATCCAGCGGCGCTATATGGAAACCCCGTTCTTCCGGGCCGCGTTCCAGGTGGTGCTCGGGGGTGCGCTGGTGCTGGCGGCGGGCATCCTGATCGGCAGCGGCTGA
- a CDS encoding S-(hydroxymethyl)glutathione dehydrogenase/class III alcohol dehydrogenase — protein sequence MRTRAAVALEAGKPLEIMEVELEGPKAGEVMVEIKATGICHTDEFTLSGADPEGIFPAILGHEGAGVVVEIGEGVTSVKPGDHVIPLYTPECRQCASCLSGKTNMCHAIRATQGQGLMPDGTTRFSMLDGTPIHHYMGCSTFANHTVLPEIALAKVREDAPFDKICYIGCGVTTGIGAVINTAGVEIGSTAAVFGLGGIGLNVIQGLRLAGADMIIGVDLNDEKRTMAEQFGMTHFINPKNVENVVQEIVGMTKTDFDPIGGVDYSFDATGNVQVMRDALECSHRGWGQSIIIGVAPAGAEISTRPFQLVTGRVWKGTAFGGARGRTDVPKIVDWYMDGKIEIDPMITHTMPLEDINKGFDLMNRGESIRSVVLY from the coding sequence ATGCGTACTCGTGCCGCTGTCGCGCTCGAGGCGGGAAAACCGCTCGAAATCATGGAAGTCGAACTCGAAGGCCCCAAGGCCGGCGAGGTCATGGTTGAAATCAAGGCAACCGGTATCTGCCACACGGATGAGTTCACGCTGTCCGGCGCCGACCCCGAAGGGATCTTTCCGGCGATCCTCGGCCACGAAGGGGCCGGCGTGGTGGTCGAGATCGGCGAGGGCGTGACCTCGGTCAAGCCGGGCGATCACGTGATCCCGCTTTACACCCCCGAATGCCGCCAGTGCGCCTCGTGCCTGTCGGGCAAGACCAACATGTGCCACGCGATCCGTGCGACCCAGGGCCAGGGGCTGATGCCCGACGGCACGACCCGGTTCAGCATGCTCGACGGCACGCCGATCCATCACTACATGGGCTGCTCGACCTTCGCGAACCACACCGTGCTGCCCGAGATCGCCCTGGCCAAAGTGCGCGAGGACGCGCCCTTCGACAAGATCTGCTATATCGGCTGCGGCGTCACCACCGGCATCGGCGCGGTGATCAATACGGCCGGTGTCGAGATCGGCTCGACCGCCGCGGTGTTCGGGCTGGGCGGCATCGGGCTGAACGTGATCCAGGGCCTGCGGCTTGCCGGGGCGGACATGATCATCGGCGTCGATCTGAACGATGAAAAGCGCACCATGGCCGAACAGTTCGGCATGACCCATTTCATCAACCCGAAGAACGTCGAGAACGTGGTTCAGGAAATCGTCGGGATGACCAAAACCGACTTCGACCCGATCGGCGGCGTGGATTACAGCTTTGACGCGACCGGCAACGTGCAGGTGATGCGCGACGCGCTCGAATGTTCGCATCGTGGCTGGGGGCAGTCGATCATCATCGGCGTCGCGCCCGCGGGGGCCGAGATCAGCACCCGTCCGTTCCAGCTGGTCACCGGCCGGGTCTGGAAGGGCACGGCCTTTGGCGGCGCGCGCGGCCGCACCGATGTGCCGAAGATCGTCGACTGGTACATGGACGGCAAGATCGAGATCGACCCGATGATCACCCACACCATGCCGCTCGAGGACATCAACAAGGGCTTTGACCTGATGAACCGGGGTGAATCGATCCGTTCGGTCGTGCTGTACTGA
- a CDS encoding DUF1127 domain-containing protein — protein sequence MAAFDTTRTNYGAPGFLGRAGAMFTAVHAGIASWNDGRSARKALGRLSDRQLEDIGLVRGDIELIAAGKHRR from the coding sequence ATGGCCGCTTTCGATACGACACGCACCAATTACGGCGCGCCTGGTTTTCTTGGCCGGGCCGGCGCAATGTTCACCGCAGTTCATGCCGGGATCGCCTCCTGGAACGACGGCCGCAGCGCGCGCAAGGCGCTTGGCCGGCTGTCGGACCGTCAGCTCGAGGATATCGGCCTTGTCCGCGGCGATATCGAACTGATCGCCGCCGGCAAGCATCGGCGCTGA
- a CDS encoding NAD-dependent epimerase/dehydratase family protein produces the protein MKTILVTGGAGYIGSHACKALKAAGYIPVTYDNLLTGWRDAVKFGPFEEGDLSDRA, from the coding sequence ATGAAAACCATACTCGTCACCGGCGGGGCAGGCTATATCGGCTCGCATGCCTGCAAGGCGCTGAAGGCGGCGGGTTACATCCCCGTCACCTATGACAATCTGCTGACCGGCTGGCGCGACGCGGTGAAGTTCGGCCCCTTCGAGGAAGGCGACCTTTCCGACCGCGC
- the galU gene encoding UTP--glucose-1-phosphate uridylyltransferase GalU, whose product MHDKVTKAIFPVAGLGTRFLPATKSVPKEIMTLVDRPLVQYAIDEARAAGITDFIFVTSRGKSALENYFDHAPMLERELEEKGKDELLKVLKSTYMESGEVAYLRQHRAHGLGHAVWCARRLIADEPFAVILPDDVIAAGRPCLQQMVEAHAETGGNMVAAMEVPHDQVSSYGILDVNGERDRVLSVRGMVEKPKPAEAPSNLAVIGRYILTPSILRNLERIEAGAGGEIQLTDAIAADISAGNPVHGYRFEGERFDCGSKAGFLQATVAFALARDDLRDDLLRYIQDTVIVPKAAQ is encoded by the coding sequence ATGCACGACAAGGTCACCAAGGCGATTTTCCCTGTGGCAGGGCTCGGCACCCGTTTCCTGCCGGCGACCAAATCCGTTCCCAAGGAAATCATGACCCTGGTTGACCGTCCGCTCGTGCAATATGCGATCGACGAGGCGCGCGCCGCCGGCATCACCGATTTCATCTTCGTCACCTCGCGCGGGAAATCGGCGCTCGAAAACTATTTCGATCATGCGCCGATGCTGGAAAGGGAGCTCGAGGAAAAGGGCAAGGACGAGCTCCTGAAGGTGCTGAAATCCACCTATATGGAAAGCGGCGAGGTGGCCTATCTGCGCCAGCACCGGGCGCATGGGCTTGGTCATGCGGTCTGGTGCGCGCGGCGCCTGATCGCCGACGAGCCCTTCGCCGTGATCCTGCCCGACGACGTGATCGCCGCCGGGCGCCCCTGCCTGCAGCAGATGGTCGAGGCCCATGCCGAGACCGGCGGCAACATGGTCGCGGCGATGGAGGTTCCGCACGACCAGGTGTCGTCCTATGGAATCCTCGACGTGAACGGCGAACGCGACCGGGTGCTTTCCGTGCGCGGCATGGTGGAAAAGCCGAAGCCGGCCGAGGCGCCCTCGAACCTTGCCGTGATCGGGCGCTATATCCTGACGCCTTCGATCCTGCGCAATCTCGAGCGGATCGAGGCCGGTGCGGGCGGCGAAATCCAGTTGACTGACGCCATCGCCGCCGACATCAGCGCCGGCAATCCGGTGCATGGCTACCGCTTCGAAGGCGAGCGTTTCGACTGCGGCTCCAAGGCGGGCTTCCTGCAGGCGACGGTGGCCTTTGCTCTGGCGCGGGACGATCTGCGCGACGACCTGCTGCGCTATATCCAGGACACCGTGATCGTTCCCAAGGCGGCACAGTAA
- the cysQ gene encoding 3'(2'),5'-bisphosphate nucleotidase CysQ codes for MQSRPADLPAGTESAVDQERLLHVIRKLAIQAGERIMEIYNSDDFEVRTKSDESPVTEADESADRLISAGLRDAFPDVALVTEEQAASHRHSGDTFFIVDPLDGTKEFVRRRGDFTVNIAWVEGGTPRRGVVYAPARRRMFLTLADGSSVEETGPFDPEQIGATTPLRVAQADNAALRVVASKSHRDAETDAYIARYEVGDVKSAGSSLKFCLVASGEADLYPRLGRTMEWDTAAGHAVLAGAGGQVLRFDDLAPLSYGKDGFANPFFIACAPSVRLEES; via the coding sequence ATGCAATCTCGCCCAGCGGACCTGCCAGCAGGAACGGAGTCCGCCGTGGATCAGGAACGCCTTCTTCATGTGATTCGAAAGCTCGCCATCCAGGCCGGAGAGCGGATCATGGAGATTTACAACTCGGACGATTTCGAGGTCCGGACCAAATCCGACGAAAGCCCGGTGACCGAAGCGGATGAATCCGCCGACCGGCTGATTTCCGCCGGGCTGCGCGACGCCTTTCCCGATGTGGCGCTGGTGACCGAGGAACAGGCCGCCTCGCACCGGCACAGCGGGGATACGTTCTTCATCGTCGATCCATTGGACGGCACCAAGGAATTCGTCAGGCGGCGCGGCGATTTCACGGTGAATATCGCCTGGGTCGAAGGCGGCACGCCCCGGCGCGGGGTGGTCTATGCGCCGGCGCGCAGGCGCATGTTCCTGACCCTTGCCGATGGCAGTTCGGTCGAGGAAACCGGCCCCTTCGACCCCGAGCAAATCGGCGCCACTACACCGCTGCGCGTGGCGCAGGCCGACAACGCCGCGCTGCGCGTCGTCGCCAGCAAATCGCACCGCGATGCCGAAACCGACGCCTATATCGCCCGCTACGAGGTCGGTGACGTGAAAAGCGCCGGTTCCTCGCTGAAATTCTGCCTTGTGGCCAGTGGCGAGGCCGATCTTTATCCCCGTCTCGGGCGCACCATGGAATGGGACACGGCCGCGGGTCATGCCGTCCTTGCCGGTGCAGGCGGGCAGGTTCTGCGGTTCGACGATCTTGCGCCGCTGTCCTATGGCAAGGACGGTTTCGCCAACCCGTTCTTCATCGCCTGTGCCCCCTCGGTCCGACTGGAGGAAAGCTGA